In the Engystomops pustulosus chromosome 2, aEngPut4.maternal, whole genome shotgun sequence genome, one interval contains:
- the LOC140119810 gene encoding uncharacterized protein: MEEWEYIEGHKDQYTDIMMEDHQPLTSPDGSSQRNPPERCPSPGDSRDITQEPERCPSPGDSRDITQEPERCPSPEDSRDITQEAERCPSPEDSRDITQEPERCPSPGDLPDNKEEPEENIPLDHQESCGGRRSGEEIPSSVTEEDEDQINGSHPPLPQFSCYEAVKDQSQISKNRSGQSRSKTLSCSKCGKHFINKLTLSNHERSHKEKGPFLCPECGKSFTHKSFLVQHQRIHTGEKPFPCAECGKWFREKWVLVKHKRIHTGEKPFSCSDCGKYFTQKSYLLQHLKTHKGEKPVFSCSECGKSFSRKAQLQRHQQIHTGEKPFSCPECGKSFISKSSLVIHQRTHTGEKPFSCSECGKCFSFKALLQRHQKNHTGEKPFSCSECGISFIDKSVLVKHQRIHTGEKPFSCSECGKSFNEKSHLVKHQRIHTGEKPYSCSKCGKCFTLKSYLENHEKTHTGEKPFSCPECGKCFRVKSTYVRHQRIHTGEKPFSCNECGKCFSNNSAFVQHQRTHTGEKPFSCKECGKCFGSNSGLIQHQRSHTGEKPFSCKECGKYFSSNSALVQHQRIHTGEKPFSCTECGKCFSRKSYLVGHEKTHSGMKTYSV, from the exons atggaggagtgggagtatatagaaggacacaaggaccagtacacggacatcatgatggaggaccaccagcccctcacatcaccag atggatccagtcagagaaatccaccagagagatgtcccagtcctggagattcccgggatattacacaggaaccagagagatgtcccagtcctggagattcccgagatattacacaggaaccagagagatgtcccagtcctgaagattcccgggatattacacaggaagcagagagatgtcccagtcctgaagattcccgggatattacacaggaaccagagagatgtcccagtcctggagatctcCCAGATAACAAAGAGGAACCGGAGGAGAAtatcccactggatcatcag gaaagttgtggtggaaggaggagcggagaggaaatcccctcatcagtgacagaggagg ATGAAGACCAGATAAATGGCTCCCATCCACCGCTTCCTCAATTTTCCTGTTATGAAGCAGTAAAAGATCAATCACAAATTAGTAAAAATAGAAGCGGACAAAGCCGGTCAAAAACATTGTCATGTTCTAAATGTGGGAAACATTTTATAAACAAATTAACTCTTTCTAATCACGAGAGGAGTCACAAAGAAAAAGGGCCATTCCTATGTCCGGAATGTGGAAAGAGTTTTACCCATAAATCTTTTCTAgttcaacatcagagaattcacacaggagagaaaccatttccaTGTGCGGAATGTGGAAAATGGTTTAGAGAAAAATGGGTTCTTGTTAAACacaagagaattcacacaggggagaagccattttcctgttcagattgtggaaaatattttacccagaaatcatatcttctgcagcatctaaaaacgCACAAAGGGGAAAAGCCAGTattttcctgttcagaatgtgggaaatcctTTTCCCGTAAAGCCCAACTTCAGAGACATCAGCaaattcacacaggagaaaagCCGTTTTCATGccctgaatgtggaaaatctttTATCAGTAAGTCAAGTCTTGTtatacaccagagaactcacacaggagaaaaaccattttcatgttcagaatgtggaaaatgtttttcattTAAAGCTCTTCTTCAAAGACATCAGAAAAatcacacgggagagaaaccattttcatgttcagaatgtggaatatCTTTTATCGATAAATCAGTTctggttaaacatcagagaattcacacaggggagaagccattttcatgttcagaatgtggaaaatcttttaacgaaaaatcacatcttgttaaacatcaaagaattcacacaggggagaagccgtattcgTGTTCTAAATGTGGAAAGTGTTTTACTCTGAAATCTTATCTTGAGAATCATGAAAAGACTCACaccggggagaaaccattttcatgccctgaatgtgggaagtgttttaGAGTAAAATCCACTtatgttagacatcagagaattcacacaggagagaagccattttcatgtaatgaatgtggaaaatgtttcagcaATAATTCAGCTTTTgttcaacatcagagaactcacacaggggagaagccattttcatgtaaggaatgtggaaaatgttttggcaGTAATTCAGGTCTTATtcaacatcagagaagtcacacaggggagaagccattttcatgtaaggAATGTGGAAAATATTTCAGCAGTAATTCGGCTCTTgttcaacatcagagaattcacacaggggagaagccattttcatgtactgaatgtgggaaatgcttttcCAGGAAATCTTATCTTGTAGGACATGAAAAAACTCACTCAGGGATGAAGACATATTCTGTTTGA
- the LOC140119961 gene encoding histone H4: protein MSGRGKGGKGLGKGGAKRHRKVLRDNIQGITKPAIRRLARRGGVKRISGLIYEETRGVLKVFLENVIRDAVTYTEHAKRKTVTAMDVVYALKRQGRTLYGFGG, encoded by the coding sequence ATGTCTGGACGCGGCAAAGGAGGAAAGGGGCTCGGAAAAGGAGGCgccaagaggcacaggaaggtgCTGCGTGATAACATCCAGGGAATCACCAAGCCCGCCATCCGCCGCCTGGCTCGCAGAGGAGGCGTCAAGCGTATCTCCGGCCTCATCTACGAGGAGACCCGCGGCGTCCTCAAGGTGTTCCTGGAGAACGTCATCCGCGACGCTGTCACCTACACCGAGCACGCCAAGAGGAAGACCGTCACCGCCATGGACGTGGTGTACGCGCTCAAGCGCCAGGGCCGCACTCTCTACGGCTTCGGAGGTTAA
- the LOC140119940 gene encoding histone H2B type 1-O produces MPDPAKSAPAPKKGSKKAVTKAQKKDGKKRKRSRKESYAIYVYKVLKQVHPDTGISSKAMGIMNSFVNDIFERIAGEASRLAHYNKRSTITSREIQTAVRLLLPGELAKHAVSEGTKAVTKYTSAK; encoded by the coding sequence ATGCCTGATCCCGCCAAGTCCGCCCCAGCGCCCAAGAAGGGCTCCAAGAAAGCCGTCACCAAGGCCCAGAAGAAGGACGGCAAGAAGCGCAAGAGGTCCAGGAAGGAGAGTTACGCCATCTACGTCTACAAGGTGCTCAAGCAGGTGCACCCCGACACCGGCATCTCCTCCAAGGCCATGGGCATCATGAACTCCTTCGTCAACGACATCTTCGAGCGCATCGCAGGGGAAGCCTCCCGCCTGGCTCACTACAACAAGCGCTCCACCATCACCTCCCGGGAGATCCAGACCGCCGTCCGCCTGCTGCTGCCCGGAGAGCTGGCCAAGCACGCCGTGTCCGAGGGCACCAAGGCCGTCACCAAGTACACCAGCGCCAAGTAA
- the LOC140119914 gene encoding histone H2A type 1-like, with protein sequence MSGRGKQGGKVRAKAKTRSSRAGLQFPVGRVHRLLRKGNYAERVGAGAPVYLAAVLEYLTAEILELAGNAARDNKKTRIIPRHLQLAVRNDEELNKLLGGVTIAQGGVLPNIQAVLLPKKTESSKPAKSK encoded by the coding sequence ATGTCTGGACGTGGCAAACAAGGAGGAAAGGTCCGCGCTAAGGCCAAGACCCGCTCATCCCGGGCCGGCCTGCAGTTCCCCGTCGGTCGTGTGCACAGGCTCCTCCGCAAGGGCAACTACGCCGAGAGAGTCGGGGCCGGCGCTCCCGTCTACCTGGCCGCCGTGCTCGAGTACCTCACCGCTGAGATCCTCGAGCTGGCCGGCAACGCCGCCCGGGACAACAAGAAGACCCGCATCATCCCCCGCCACCTGCAGCTGGCCGTGCGCAACGACGAGGAGCTCAACAAGCTGCTGGGAGGAGTCACCATCGCCCAGGGAGGCGTCCTGCCCAACATCCAGGCCGTGCTGCTGCCCAAGAAGACCGAGAGCAGCAAGCCCGCCAAGAGCAAGTGA